A DNA window from Equus quagga isolate Etosha38 chromosome 21, UCLA_HA_Equagga_1.0, whole genome shotgun sequence contains the following coding sequences:
- the LOC124231251 gene encoding keratin-associated protein 2-1-like — MTASCCGSAFSSLSLGGGCCQPCFRGYPSCCRPVSCQTTVCRPVTCDPHYTRSICEPCRRPSCCDPCSLQEGCCRSISCCPTSCMAVVCRPCCWASTCCQPISVQSPCCRPHSWQPAPCCTVCRTSRC; from the coding sequence ATGACAGCCTCCTGCTGtggctctgccttctcctccctgaGTCTTGGGGGAGGCTGCTGCCAGCCCTGTTTCCGTGGCTACCCCTCCTGCTGCCGCCCCGTGTCCTGCCAGACCACCGTTTGCCGCCCCGTGACCTGCGATCCCCACTACACGCGCTCCATCTGCGAGCCCTGCCGCCGCCCCAGCTGCTGTGACCCCTGCTCCCTGCAGGAGGGCTGCTGCCGCTCTATCAGCTGCTGCCCCACGTCCTGCATGGCCGTGGTCTGCCGGCCTTGCTGCTGGGCCTCCACCTGCTGCCAGCCCATCTCTGTGCAGTCCCCCTGCTGCCGCCCCCActcctggcagccagcccccTGTTGCACCGTCTGCAGGACCTCCCGCTGCTGA